AAGTTGGATAACACTACATAGGTTGATGGATCTTTTCCGTCCAGATGTAATACATGCTCTGCCGCACGCTTCCCAATTTCCATATCACCATATACATGACAAGCACCGAGCAAAGTTTTCCAAACTAGCACACCTGGTTGGGATGGCATTCTTAAGATGAATTCCTCAGCTTCTTTGATACGTCCAGCTCGACCTAGAAGATTTACCATACATGCATAGTGATCTTCTACAGGAAGGATTCCATAATCACGGGTCATGGAGGAGAATAACTCCCACCCTTCATTGATAAACCCTCCTTGGCCACATGCATAAAGCACACAAATGAAGGTTATGTAATTTGGATGGATATCCTTCAGCCTCATCTCATCGTAAATCTCGAGAGCTTTCCTAGCTTGGCCGTTTATTGCACATGCCATGATCATGGTCGTCCATGAGACAATAGAATGATCATTCATGGATTGGAAAACTGTCCATGCGTTGTCTACACACCCACATTTTGCATACATATCTAGTAAAGCATTATCTACACAGACATCAATGTCAGTTCCAAGCTTGATTCTCAAGCCATGAACTTTCTTCCCTTCCTCCAATGAAGCCAAATTGGCACAGGCATTCAAGGCAGTCGCAAGGGTAAACTTGTTCAGTTTTACacccatcttcttcatctctccaaCGATCTCAAGTGCTTTACTTGGTTCTCCACACTGCAGGCATCCGGCGGCCATCTGAGTCCATGAGCACACATCCCTCACTGGCATATCGTCAAATGCTTTAAACCCTTCAACCAACTTCTgattttttatatacatatcTGCCAAAGAGTTCCCCACACAAATCTCGGCACCATAACCATATCTGACAAGCTGAGCATGAACCTGCAATCCCAATTTAAAGTCACAAAGGGCAGCCAACCCGGTAAGAACACTGGCAAATGTGAAGCTATCAGGCTTCACACCTTCACAAATCATTCGATACCAAAATTTGGGCACGTCTACATAAGAGAACTGCAAAAACCCAGCCAACATGGCATTCCAAGACACAATATCCTTAGTTCTACAATTCTCAAAGACTTCCAGAGCCCCTGGCAATTCACCATGTCTTATCAAAGCTGTCAGGAATGCATTCAGCAAGAAAATGTTTGACTCAAATCCCAAGCGAACAACGAACGAATAAAGTTGATATGCCTGCGCCAAATTCTCCACTAAGGAGCATGCTTGGAGTGTGCTGACGAGGGTGAACTCATTGGGCTTCGTCGTTCCATCACGGTGCATACggcaaaacaaagaaagagctTCTTTAGGACAGCCATGTTGAACGAGACCCGCAATGACAGCTGACCACGACACGACATTCTTTTCGGGCATTTCCTCAAACAGTAGGAGACCATTGACCAGATCACCGCATTTGACATACATATTGAGCAAGTGATTAcggaggaaaagagaaaagggaagagAACCTTTGACGAATTTAGCATGAATTCCTCTTCCGTGATATGAGTCGGATTTTTCGGCATATCTACGCAACAGAGTAGAATAAATTTCTTCCTCGGCTGAGTTTTCAAAACTGTACGATGCAAAAAACCTTCGACAACATTGAACAAAACAAGGCAACCTTGTGGTTATAAAGAGAAGAGTTGGACGGGGCATCTATGTCTAGACTTCATGCTCCCGCACGCTGGCATAGCCTGTTATTATGTACTGTAAAACTTGGAATCAATGGGAATATAAATTGTTCACTACCTATACCCATTCTGCATGAATAGTTGATGAATATCTGAATGCTCCAAAGAACCTTTCACCTACCATTGCAAAGGCTGGCGGTAACGTAGAACGTGAACGAGCTTGGAAGCGTTGCCCATACCTTTATCTGTATCACAGTCTGCTGCAttataataaggaaaaaaaagctCATATTCCATGTCAAACTGATTAAAAACCGTAATATCGATCTGTGTATAGGAAGGTGGTCAATGGTATTCCAGGTTGCTTGGGAGGTTCAAGCGCTAGCCCTTTGTAATGATCCAAAATGTTTGTTTACACCCAAcaaaaatcatataacaaccATTTTTCTGAGCTCCCGATAGGCTACGAAATCACGATGCAAAACACAAAACAGCACAAAAGAAAATCAGTTCACAATACCTCCGCTGGagaaaaatcaaagaaagaaCCAAATATATTCACCGGAAAATCTTTCCGACCAGATATCATGTGTTTGAGATTTCTTCACGTAAAACCTGAAGATAGATATGGTACTAGGGTAGAAGAGAATTATAAAGTGAGTGTTATTTAAATAGATTgagattttaattaatatttatatactctataattgttaatattctttaaaaaaaaaaaaaacctaaatgttcatcatggtttctttttaattaaaaaatttgagtatataatatatcaattttagtaatttatggtgagatgtttttataaattctatagtttctttttcttttctttttttaataattttagagttttaaaAATTCATCTTGCCTTAATTTTGTATCTATATCGTGTTTCTTTATTAATGATTAAACCTAATTAATCCTAAAAAACTAAGTCCTGGATCCATTCAAATAATGATGAGAAGAAATCTAATTTAGTAAAAAAGACTGGCAAGTTTGGTTGCCAGATTCAGTTGAGATAAACttaattcagtttaattttaaactgagtctaacatctaaatatttaactctaaattatttaacttttctcaactcaaaacttctttacacgtgagatctataatttttttcaactcaacacatttTTATACATGGACctacaatcttttttaatttttcataaataatactaaatttatcttaacatttaaatacattttaattcattttagatGGGTCCCACATAACTCACTCCacctatttaattaattactattcataaagaactcaactcaactcaacatctaaatgcaGCCTAATTGTCTTATAAATAATACATTTATATAGCtattttataattcattttaaaaataattaatgtaaGAGTATTTAGTGTCGCTCCATCGAAAATACTAAAACATTTTGTAAATgagttttaaatattacaaaaccacCCATGTTGAGTTTAATGAGTAACTCCAAAGATGCATGTATATGGACTCCATGGTAATTATCAAAtgtgaaatgatatttttagtCGTGTGTATAAATATCGtctaattattttgtaaaaagtgaataaatacaagactcacattaaa
This is a stretch of genomic DNA from Carya illinoinensis cultivar Pawnee chromosome 15, C.illinoinensisPawnee_v1, whole genome shotgun sequence. It encodes these proteins:
- the LOC122295393 gene encoding putative pentatricopeptide repeat-containing protein At3g15130; this translates as MPRPTLLFITTRLPCFVQCCRRFFASYSFENSAEEEIYSTLLRRYAEKSDSYHGRGIHAKFVKGSLPFSLFLRNHLLNMYVKCGDLVNGLLLFEEMPEKNVVSWSAVIAGLVQHGCPKEALSLFCRMHRDGTTKPNEFTLVSTLQACSLVENLAQAYQLYSFVVRLGFESNIFLLNAFLTALIRHGELPGALEVFENCRTKDIVSWNAMLAGFLQFSYVDVPKFWYRMICEGVKPDSFTFASVLTGLAALCDFKLGLQVHAQLVRYGYGAEICVGNSLADMYIKNQKLVEGFKAFDDMPVRDVCSWTQMAAGCLQCGEPSKALEIVGEMKKMGVKLNKFTLATALNACANLASLEEGKKVHGLRIKLGTDIDVCVDNALLDMYAKCGCVDNAWTVFQSMNDHSIVSWTTMIMACAINGQARKALEIYDEMRLKDIHPNYITFICVLYACGQGGFINEGWELFSSMTRDYGILPVEDHYACMVNLLGRAGRIKEAEEFILRMPSQPGVLVWKTLLGACHVYGDMEIGKRAAEHVLHLDGKDPSTYVVLSNLFAGLSNWDGVGMLRELMEARDVKKMPASSWIEIEKNHSLLPKLEGFM